Genomic window (Candidatus Eisenbacteria bacterium):
CCCACCGCGCGCGCTCGCCCGTGTTGCTCGGACACTTGAAGTCGAGGCTCACGATGTCGACCAGCGGCAGCGCCCGCTCGAGACGGGCGGGCAGGATGCCGGCGGTCTCGAGGAGCACGGGCAGACCGGGGCCGTCCGCGCCCAGCCAGGCCACCAGGAAGTCGATCTGCGCCAGCGGCTCGCCGCCGGTCACGGCGACGGCGTGCAGCGGCGGCGCGGCCGCGACGAGCGCCCGCACCTCGCGGGCGAGCTCGCCCGTCTCGAGCGGGTTGGGCAGCCGGTGCTCGCCGTCGGGACCGAGGATGCGGCATTCCGCCGTGGGAAGCAGGCTGTCGGGCGTGTCGCAGTAGCGGCAGCGCAGCGGGCAGCCCCCGAAGCGGACGAACAGCTGGCGACGCCCGGCATGCAAACCCTCGCCCTGGAACGAGACGAACATCTCGGAGACGTTCCCGACGCCGCGGCGCATCATCGATCCATGTACTACGCCGGCCGAGCGAGGGCCACCACGACGTCGGCGACGTTCGTTCCGGTCGGGCCCGTGCGGATCAGATCGCCGGTCGCGGCAAGCAGGCGATGGCTGTCGGTGGCCGCGAGCGCGGCCTCGGGATCGAGTCCGCGCCGGCGCGCCCGCTCGATCGTCCCACCGTCGACGCACGCGCCGGCCGCGTCGGTCGGCCCGTCGACGCCGTCCGTGCCCGCGGCGAGCAGCACGGCGGACGACCCAGCGAGCTCGAGCGCCGCCGCGAGCCCGAGGTGCTGCGAGCGCCCCCCCAAACCGCCCGGCAAGGCGCGCACGGTCGTCTCGCCACCGGCGACGATGGCCTCGGCCGACGTGGCCCGGGCGATCGCATGCGCCAGGGCGCGGCCGGCGATCGCCGCATCGCCGGCGAGGGCGGCCGGCCACCCGGTCACGTGGTAGCCGCGCCGCCTCGCCTCGACGCCGGCGGCGCGGAGGGCGTCGGCGTTGCGGCCGACCAGGACCGAGCGTACGCGCGTGGTCGCCGGATCGCCGGGCTTGGCGGTCTCCGCGATCGCGCCGGCGGCGCCGTCGCCGAGGTGCCGGCGGATCGAGGGAGGCATCGCGATCGCATGATGCTCGATCACGGCCAGCGCGTCGGCGTAGGTGGTCGGGTCGGCTTCGGCCGGACCCGACGCGATGGTCGCGAGATCGTCGCCGACGACGTCGGACAGCACGAGCGTCCATACGGCTGCGGCGTGGGCGGCGGCGCGCGCGAGGCCGCCTCCCTTCACGGCCGAGAGGTGCTTGCGGACGGCATTGAGGCCGCCGATCTCCGCGCCCGCCGCGACCAGCGCGCGTGTCAGCTCGCGCTTCTCCTCGAAGGCGATGCCCTGGGCGGGCGCCACGAGGAGCGCCGACGCCCCACCCGAAAGGAGGACCAGGACGAGCGCATCGACGGGCGCGGCGGCGACCGCGCGCAGCAGATCGGTGGTCGCGGCGACGCCGGCGGCGTCCGGAACGGGATGGGCCGCCGTGCGCAGCGCGATCGATCCGAGGCCGGCGCTGGTGGTCCCATGCGGAGCGATCACGATGCCGTGCGCGAGCGCGGGACCGAGCGCCGCGACCGCCGCCGCGGCCATCGCCGCAACGCCCTTCCCCGCGCCGACCACCACCACCGGCCCGGCGTGCCGCGCCACTTCGCGGGCGTCGCGATCGCGCAGCACGAGCGCGTCGCCGTCGCGCGCGAGGCAGCGTGCGACGCAGGCGCGGGGATCGACGGCCGCCAGCGCGGCGGCGAAGCACGCGCGCGCGTCGGCTCGAAGCGTGTCCGCGGTGGTCATGCCTGGACCGTCGCTCGAGGCGCGGCTATATCGACGCCATGGAGCCGACGACGCCCGAAGTCGAGCCCAGCCCACCCGCCGACTTCGTCACCACCTGGCAGCAGGTCGTCTCGGATCCACGCGCCTTCTTCGCCGCGATGCCGGAGACGGGCGGGCTCGGCGACCCGATCCGATTTCTCGTCACCTGCGCGAGCGTCAACGCCGCGGGCGCGTACCTCGTGTCTTGGAGCCTCACCGTGGCGATCGGCGCATTCCTGGGCGTCGTGATCGGCAGCTTCCTGCTCGCGGCCGTCATGACGCTCGCGAGCCAGCAGCTCTTCGATGGGAGCGCCGGCTTCGAGCCCGTCTTCCGTGCGGTCGCGTACGGTTCGGCGCCGGCGGTCGCCTTCTGGGTCCCGTTGCTCGCTGCGATCCCGTGCGTCTACGCCTGGTATCTGCACACCCGCGGCATCGAGCGGGTCCAGGGGTTCGAGCCGACGCGGGCCGTCCTCACGACGATCATCGGTTGGGCGGCGGTGTGGGCCCTGGCCCACGGCCTCACGGGCTCGGTCGGCTGGATCGGGACGCGCTGACGCCGGCTCAGGAGCTCTCGTCGTCGCCGTCGCCCGTGCCGAGCCTGCGGAAGGTGCGGTCTTCCTCGTAGCGCTTGTTGATCTTCGACTCGCGCTCGCGGTCGCCCTGGCAGGACACGCACAGACGGGTGAACGGCAAAGCCTGAAGACGGCCCTCGGCGATGTCGGCCCCGCAGTCCTCGCACAGCCCGTAGGTCCCGTCGTCGACCCGGGTGAGCGCCTCGTCGATGGCCCCGAGCTTCTCCCGGTCCCGGTCGGTCAGGATGTGGCTGATCTCGCGATCGCGCGCGTCGCTGGCGAGGTCGTAGGTGTCCATCCCCTCGTCTTTGCTCTGGTCTCGGCCCTGGGAGAGGTCCTGCTGAACCGTCCGCAGGAGGTGCGACCGCATCTCCTGCAGGGTCTCGCGCGACTTCTTGAGGAACGCCTTTCGCATTGCTTAGGGCGGCGGAATCTAAGGGGTTGGCACCGCGGTGTCAACGGTGGCAACGATCTGGCCGCGAAGGTCATACACGTCCGTGTCAGTCACCCTGACCCGCACGAGATCGCCCGGCGATGCGTCGCCGCGCACCGTGATCGTTCCGTCGATCTCCGGCGCCTGCGTCGAGGTGCGCCCGACGAGGAGTCCGGGCGCCGCTTCATCCTCGACGAGGACGTCCACCTCGCGGCCCACGTGCGCGCGGGCGAGGCGCGCCGCCACGCGCGCCTGCGTCTCCATCACGCGCTCGTACCGCTCGCGCTTGGTGCGCTCGGGAAGGTGGCCGGGCAGCGTCGCGGCGTGCGTGTTCTCCTCCTTGGAGTAACGGAACACGCCGACGCGCTCGAACCGCGCCTCCTCGAGGAAGTCGCAGAGCGCTCGCACGTCGTCGTCCGATTCGCCGGGGAAGCCGACGATGAACGACGAGCGCAGCGTGATCCCCGGAACGGCGGCGCGAATGCGAGCCACGAGCTCCCGGATCGCGCGAGCGCTGCGTTCGCGACGCATGGCGCGCAGCATCCCGTCGGCGATGTGCTGGAGCGGCATGTCGAGGTAGCGACAGACGGCCGGCTCGGTCGCCATCACCTCGAGCAGCTGGTCGGTCACCGACGACGGATAGGCGTAGAGCAGACGCAGCCACCGCACTGCGGGCACGCGGATCGCGAGGGCGCGCAGCAGCGTCGCGAGCGAGACGTCGCCCGGGAGATCGCGACCGTACGCGGTCAGGTCCTGGGCGATGAGGTTCAGCTCGATCGTGCCGTCGGCCGCCAGGTGCTCGGCCTCCGCGATCAGGTCCTCGACGCCGCGACTCTCGTGGCGACCGCGGATCTTCGGGATGATGCAGAAGCTGCAGGTGTGATCGCAGCCCTCCGACACCTTCAAGTACGCGCTCCACCAGGCGCCCGTACGCACGCGCGGCGAGACGCCGTGGGGCGGCAGCACGTGCTGGGCGCCACGGTACACGACGGGCGCGTCCGCCGGC
Coding sequences:
- a CDS encoding 7-carboxy-7-deazaguanine synthase QueE, translated to MMRRGVGNVSEMFVSFQGEGLHAGRRQLFVRFGGCPLRCRYCDTPDSLLPTAECRILGPDGEHRLPNPLETGELAREVRALVAAAPPLHAVAVTGGEPLAQIDFLVAWLGADGPGLPVLLETAGILPARLERALPLVDIVSLDFKCPSNTGERARWDEHRACLEAAVAAQRDVYVKMPVDAGTRPEEVEDGARIIAVVGASVPLFLTPLSEPSTPRLTIDAHGLERLQAVASRHVPDVRVLPQLHKVLGIL
- a CDS encoding DUF4147 domain-containing protein, whose protein sequence is MTTADTLRADARACFAAALAAVDPRACVARCLARDGDALVLRDRDAREVARHAGPVVVVGAGKGVAAMAAAAVAALGPALAHGIVIAPHGTTSAGLGSIALRTAAHPVPDAAGVAATTDLLRAVAAAPVDALVLVLLSGGASALLVAPAQGIAFEEKRELTRALVAAGAEIGGLNAVRKHLSAVKGGGLARAAAHAAAVWTLVLSDVVGDDLATIASGPAEADPTTYADALAVIEHHAIAMPPSIRRHLGDGAAGAIAETAKPGDPATTRVRSVLVGRNADALRAAGVEARRRGYHVTGWPAALAGDAAIAGRALAHAIARATSAEAIVAGGETTVRALPGGLGGRSQHLGLAAALELAGSSAVLLAAGTDGVDGPTDAAGACVDGGTIERARRRGLDPEAALAATDSHRLLAATGDLIRTGPTGTNVADVVVALARPA
- a CDS encoding YIP1 family protein, with product MEPTTPEVEPSPPADFVTTWQQVVSDPRAFFAAMPETGGLGDPIRFLVTCASVNAAGAYLVSWSLTVAIGAFLGVVIGSFLLAAVMTLASQQLFDGSAGFEPVFRAVAYGSAPAVAFWVPLLAAIPCVYAWYLHTRGIERVQGFEPTRAVLTTIIGWAAVWALAHGLTGSVGWIGTR
- a CDS encoding TraR/DksA family transcriptional regulator, translating into MRKAFLKKSRETLQEMRSHLLRTVQQDLSQGRDQSKDEGMDTYDLASDARDREISHILTDRDREKLGAIDEALTRVDDGTYGLCEDCGADIAEGRLQALPFTRLCVSCQGDRERESKINKRYEEDRTFRRLGTGDGDDESS
- the rimO gene encoding 30S ribosomal protein S12 methylthiotransferase RimO, with protein sequence MTGKRVHLLTLGCPKNQVDSELMLGVLTRGGHELVLDPESADVLVVNTCAFIGPAKEESIDAMLEAARVKAGREGRRLVVTGCLAQRYADDLATSLPEVDVFVGTGDLTRIAEAVEAPPADAPVVYRGAQHVLPPHGVSPRVRTGAWWSAYLKVSEGCDHTCSFCIIPKIRGRHESRGVEDLIAEAEHLAADGTIELNLIAQDLTAYGRDLPGDVSLATLLRALAIRVPAVRWLRLLYAYPSSVTDQLLEVMATEPAVCRYLDMPLQHIADGMLRAMRRERSARAIRELVARIRAAVPGITLRSSFIVGFPGESDDDVRALCDFLEEARFERVGVFRYSKEENTHAATLPGHLPERTKRERYERVMETQARVAARLARAHVGREVDVLVEDEAAPGLLVGRTSTQAPEIDGTITVRGDASPGDLVRVRVTDTDVYDLRGQIVATVDTAVPTP